From a region of the Synechococcus sp. PCC 7502 genome:
- a CDS encoding segregation/condensation protein A, with amino-acid sequence MRYETGSITSSVTDSVTKEAIALLIDLAERGEIDPWDVQVIDVVDRFLARLISDDRRDLYESGQALLYASMLVLLKAQTLSQAVTLNQEAVDEFLDFAESSGIDPTNKPINFDQVIKRRPVALPPVGRKTTLAELIAQLEEMAQTMGQKPGKRPNPSRNRPQARQVALRAIAQLAHKENLSEMAMQLELFFHQNPMETDITELAKVFGDRVGVFTGLLFLSAQAKVELVQSDFYGQIRVQPFLLQNP; translated from the coding sequence ATGAGATATGAAACAGGCTCTATAACTTCTTCAGTAACTGATTCTGTAACTAAAGAAGCGATCGCCCTATTAATTGATCTTGCCGAACGGGGTGAGATTGATCCGTGGGACGTGCAGGTTATAGATGTGGTTGATCGGTTTTTAGCAAGACTGATTAGTGACGATCGCCGTGATCTCTATGAATCAGGACAGGCTTTACTCTATGCCTCGATGCTGGTTTTACTGAAGGCTCAGACCCTATCTCAAGCTGTAACTTTGAATCAAGAAGCAGTCGATGAATTTTTAGATTTTGCCGAATCTTCTGGCATCGATCCCACTAATAAGCCCATTAACTTTGATCAGGTAATTAAACGCCGCCCTGTGGCACTGCCTCCCGTAGGTCGAAAAACCACCCTAGCCGAGTTAATTGCCCAGTTGGAAGAAATGGCACAAACTATGGGACAGAAACCTGGTAAGCGTCCTAATCCCAGTCGTAACCGTCCCCAAGCCCGACAGGTAGCATTACGAGCGATCGCCCAGTTAGCACACAAAGAAAACCTTTCGGAAATGGCAATGCAGCTAGAGTTGTTTTTTCATCAAAACCCTATGGAAACTGATATTACTGAGTTAGCTAAAGTTTTTGGCGATCGAGTGGGCGTGTTTACAGGACTGTTATTTTTATCAGCTCAGGCTAAAGTAGAACTGGTACAGTCAGACTTCTATGGGCAAATTCGGGTGCAGCCTTTTTTACTCCAAAATCCATAG
- a CDS encoding HAD family hydrolase, which produces MLNFQTSKLLEANRLLISDIDHTLLGDRIALKELIDYLQSSEIAFGVATGRSIESAKQILEEWEVPFPDLWITSVGSEIHYGEATQVDNDWGEHIHDQWQPELVCEAIAKLSGIKLQSAEGQRTHKISYLVDPTKSPSISEIQSHLRQHQLQVQAIYSHQEFLDILPLRASKGNAVSYCANKWNFSMEKILVAGDSGNDEQMLTSGANAVVVGNYSSELEKLRGRDQIYFANDKYAQGILEAIAHYKF; this is translated from the coding sequence ATGCTTAATTTTCAGACCAGTAAACTTTTAGAAGCCAATCGCCTATTAATTTCTGATATTGATCATACTTTACTAGGCGATCGCATTGCGCTAAAGGAACTCATTGATTATCTGCAATCATCAGAAATTGCCTTTGGTGTCGCTACTGGGCGTTCGATTGAAAGTGCTAAACAAATTCTTGAAGAATGGGAAGTTCCATTTCCTGATCTATGGATTACATCGGTTGGTAGCGAAATTCATTATGGAGAAGCTACGCAAGTAGATAATGATTGGGGCGAACATATTCATGATCAATGGCAACCTGAACTAGTGTGCGAGGCGATCGCTAAGTTATCAGGAATTAAGCTGCAAAGTGCTGAAGGACAACGCACCCACAAAATCAGTTATCTTGTTGATCCCACAAAATCACCTTCGATTAGCGAAATTCAATCACATCTGCGGCAACATCAGCTTCAAGTTCAAGCAATTTATTCCCATCAGGAATTCTTAGATATACTGCCCCTAAGGGCTTCTAAAGGTAATGCGGTGAGTTATTGTGCAAATAAATGGAACTTCTCAATGGAAAAAATCTTAGTAGCAGGAGACTCAGGCAATGATGAGCAAATGCTGACTAGTGGAGCAAATGCCGTAGTCGTAGGAAACTATAGTTCAGAATTAGAAAAATTGCGTGGACGGGATCAGATATACTTCGCTAATGATAAGTATGCTCAAGGGATTTTAGAGGCGATAGCCCACTATAAGTTTTGA
- the ligA gene encoding NAD-dependent DNA ligase LigA — MPNNFDNAEARLRSQELKKILQAASYAYYILDAPTLSDEVYDRLYRELQDLEHTYPELITTDSPTQRVGERPATQFTSVQHNIPLYSLENAFTEAELQAWADRCERLLEHSNFEYVCELKIDGSALALTYEHGLLTRGATRGDGTNGEDITSNVRTIRSIPLRLNLENPPAILEVRGEAFLGLQSFEQINQIRALSGEPLFANPRNAAAGTLRQLDARKVSDRNLDFFAYTLHLPENTPEIQAQVQSQSEALEFLQKIGFKVNPNRGIYPDLAGVKSFADRWEQDRFNLPYMTDGVVIKINAFNTQSQLGFTQKFPRWAIAWKYPAVEVPTIVKAVTVQVGRTGALTPVAELEPVLLAGTTVSRATLHNSDRLQTLDLHIGDTVIVRKAGEIIPEVVRVLPELRPSSAPRFTMPIACPECDQPVIKPETEAVTRCINPSCPAIVRGVIEHWVSRDAMDIQGIGEKLISQLVEQNLIQAIADLYDLTLDQLLTLERTGRKSAEKVLEAINSSKTKPWSRVLYGLGIRHVGSVNAQLLADHFPSVELLATANSEAIAQIYGIGTEIAQAVQQWFQISSNQNLILRLQNAGLQFQGESTKPPINSALSGKTFVITGTLPNLKRDQAKRLIQEAGGKVMESVSKKTDYAIVGADAGSKLEKATALGIKCLDEAEFLELLGQPK; from the coding sequence ATGCCAAATAATTTTGATAACGCTGAAGCTAGGTTGCGATCGCAGGAGCTAAAAAAAATTCTCCAAGCTGCCAGCTATGCTTACTATATTTTGGATGCCCCGACCTTGAGTGATGAGGTTTACGATCGCCTCTATCGAGAACTACAGGATTTAGAACATACCTATCCCGAACTAATTACCACGGATAGCCCCACCCAACGAGTTGGCGAACGTCCAGCTACGCAGTTTACATCGGTACAGCACAATATTCCCCTATATAGTCTGGAAAATGCCTTTACAGAAGCAGAGCTGCAGGCTTGGGCGGATCGATGTGAACGCCTATTAGAACATTCCAACTTTGAATATGTGTGTGAACTAAAAATCGATGGCTCGGCGCTGGCGTTAACCTACGAACATGGGCTTTTAACCAGAGGTGCCACTAGAGGTGATGGTACTAACGGCGAAGATATAACTTCCAATGTCCGCACAATTCGTTCGATTCCCCTACGCTTAAATTTAGAAAATCCTCCCGCCATTCTTGAAGTCAGAGGTGAAGCGTTTTTAGGATTACAGAGTTTTGAGCAAATTAATCAAATCCGAGCTTTATCTGGCGAACCCCTATTTGCCAATCCTCGAAATGCAGCGGCAGGAACCCTTAGACAATTAGATGCCCGTAAAGTTAGCGATCGCAACCTAGATTTTTTTGCCTACACCTTACACTTACCAGAAAATACACCTGAAATTCAAGCTCAAGTTCAATCTCAATCAGAGGCATTAGAATTTCTCCAAAAAATTGGTTTCAAGGTCAATCCTAATCGAGGTATTTATCCAGATTTAGCAGGCGTGAAAAGCTTCGCCGATCGCTGGGAGCAAGATCGATTTAACCTACCCTACATGACCGATGGCGTAGTGATTAAGATTAATGCTTTCAATACCCAATCCCAGTTAGGATTTACGCAAAAGTTTCCCCGTTGGGCGATCGCTTGGAAATATCCCGCCGTAGAAGTTCCGACTATTGTTAAAGCCGTTACCGTCCAAGTGGGGAGAACAGGGGCATTAACTCCAGTCGCAGAGCTAGAACCAGTTTTACTGGCAGGAACTACCGTCTCACGGGCAACTCTCCATAATAGCGATCGCCTGCAAACCCTAGACCTCCATATTGGCGATACCGTAATTGTGCGGAAAGCAGGGGAAATTATTCCCGAAGTTGTGCGAGTTTTACCCGAGTTACGTCCGAGTTCTGCTCCCAGATTTACAATGCCGATCGCCTGCCCAGAATGTGATCAACCCGTAATTAAACCTGAAACCGAAGCAGTTACCCGTTGTATTAATCCCAGTTGTCCCGCCATTGTGCGTGGAGTGATCGAGCATTGGGTCAGCCGAGATGCGATGGATATTCAGGGGATAGGAGAAAAATTAATCAGCCAATTAGTAGAACAAAATTTAATTCAGGCGATCGCCGATCTGTACGATTTAACCCTAGATCAACTTTTAACCCTAGAACGCACGGGCAGAAAATCCGCCGAAAAAGTACTTGAGGCAATTAATAGTTCTAAAACTAAACCTTGGTCACGGGTACTGTATGGTTTAGGCATTCGGCATGTGGGTAGCGTCAATGCTCAATTATTAGCAGATCATTTTCCCTCGGTAGAATTATTAGCAACTGCCAACTCTGAGGCGATCGCCCAAATCTATGGAATCGGTACGGAAATTGCCCAAGCAGTGCAGCAATGGTTTCAAATCTCCAGTAATCAAAATTTAATTCTGCGCCTGCAAAATGCGGGTTTACAGTTTCAAGGGGAATCTACTAAACCACCTATAAATTCGGCTTTGAGCGGTAAAACCTTTGTAATTACAGGTACTCTGCCCAACCTAAAACGAGATCAGGCAAAACGCCTAATTCAAGAAGCAGGGGGAAAAGTAATGGAATCTGTGAGCAAAAAAACAGATTATGCGATCGTGGGGGCAGATGCAGGCTCCAAGCTAGAAAAAGCGACGGCTTTAGGTATTAAATGTTTAGATGAAGCTGAGTTTTTGGAGTTGTTAGGGCAGCCAAAATAG
- a CDS encoding DUF2993 domain-containing protein, whose amino-acid sequence MSAVIRSVLSPLIKLWLRSQVEAVHSLDIEIGGKDGEILKGFIPSAKVAATGVVYQGLHLSNLSLTSSQIHLNTPQVLRREALKLLEPIQVNLELQLTPNDLQHCLEASLFTEAVGRNFIAITEDADILASLTEILKKLGDEFKLNDLSIVNGSCYCQGIFTVRAT is encoded by the coding sequence ATGTCAGCAGTTATTCGTTCGGTGTTATCCCCCCTAATTAAGTTGTGGCTGCGATCGCAGGTAGAAGCAGTACACTCCCTCGACATTGAAATTGGGGGCAAAGATGGCGAAATTCTCAAGGGCTTTATTCCCAGTGCCAAAGTTGCAGCTACGGGCGTTGTCTATCAGGGCTTACATTTAAGCAATTTATCTTTAACCTCTAGCCAAATCCATCTCAATACCCCCCAAGTTTTACGTCGAGAGGCACTGAAACTATTAGAGCCAATTCAAGTAAATTTGGAATTACAGTTAACCCCTAACGATCTACAGCACTGCCTAGAGGCATCACTATTCACGGAAGCTGTTGGCAGAAATTTTATCGCGATTACCGAAGATGCAGATATTTTGGCAAGCTTGACGGAAATATTAAAAAAACTTGGCGACGAATTTAAGCTTAATGATTTATCAATAGTTAACGGTTCCTGTTACTGTCAGGGCATATTTACAGTTAGAGCTACCTAG
- a CDS encoding UPF0182 family protein translates to MKLNSSNLTTLDRPKHYYLWLWVGIVAVVLTSEIVARLGGEMLWFQEVGYLYMYWRRLAIQIGLGGTVLAIALVYLFRNLQIAQKLKYADLPSDSSQRAQLKYQIKAQFRPNDPQSLALRTQVRNQVSAAFKYVPTSLRLRWLLPLVLGLSFLICLLVIHYGQVAIAPITQWQTTLNQSSIAPPALFRPELISQLIQTLTETRLAVLTFGVAIAMLVYPQFLLRAIAVLISVFTAWVISRQWMRIIPYFQPTSFERTEPVFNQDLSFYIFNLPTLEILEFGLVGICLYGFIAVFLTYLLSGNSLSEGKFIGISHNQQRHLYGLGGVLMLVVSFSYWLNRYELLYSPRGVSYGASYTDIVVQLPVYTGLSILALAIAGYLILRWLKFHRQPVSRKPIFASIAIYLLMAIGLGVGLPSTVQSLIVQPNELAREQPYIKRTIAFTREAFGLESIDTQVFNPQGKLTEQLIQKNDLTVRNIRLWDKQPLLATNRQLQQIRLYYSFPDADIDRYTITEENLATTPNSQQQVLIAARELDYAVVPLEAQTWVNQHLIYTHGYGFTLSPVNRVGAGGLPEYFIKDIGATAGSPLTTSSKGIRNSIPIGQPRIYYGENTNTYVMTGTKVKELDYPSDNDNVYNIYDGRGGISLNSFWRRILFSKYLNDWRMAVTPEFLPDTKLMFRRNIRQRIKAIAPFLRYDSDPYLVAADAKSQPDDPNSLYWIVDAYTTSDRYPYSDIANEGINYIRDSVKVVIDAYHGTVNFYIAEPRDPMIRTWAKIFPELFKPLSAMPEALRQHLRYPVDLFSIQSERLMTYHMTDPQVFYNREDQWQIPNEVYGDKPRPVEPYYLITSLPSVPFEEFILLLPFTPKQRTNLVAWLAARSDGENYGKLLLYTFPKQILVYGTEQIEARINQDPIISQQISLWNRQGSRVIQGNLLIIPIEQSLLYVEPIYLESTQNKLPTLVRVVVAYENQIVMAQTLPQAIAAIFKPEAEVTSPIVRPVNSP, encoded by the coding sequence ATGAAGTTAAATTCTTCAAACCTGACTACCCTCGATCGCCCTAAGCATTATTATCTGTGGCTATGGGTGGGAATTGTGGCTGTGGTCTTAACCAGTGAAATTGTGGCAAGACTAGGGGGAGAGATGCTGTGGTTTCAAGAAGTAGGCTATTTATACATGTATTGGCGGCGGCTGGCAATCCAGATTGGTTTAGGAGGTACTGTCTTAGCGATCGCTTTAGTATATCTATTCCGAAATTTACAAATTGCCCAAAAGCTTAAATATGCCGATCTGCCCAGTGATTCTTCACAGAGAGCACAGTTAAAGTATCAGATAAAAGCCCAATTCCGTCCAAATGATCCCCAATCACTAGCACTTAGGACTCAAGTTAGAAATCAAGTATCGGCAGCATTTAAGTATGTACCGACTTCTCTACGCTTAAGGTGGCTACTGCCTTTGGTTTTGGGGTTAAGTTTTTTGATTTGTTTATTAGTGATTCACTATGGACAGGTAGCGATCGCTCCGATCACTCAATGGCAGACCACATTAAATCAGTCCAGTATTGCCCCCCCTGCATTATTTCGACCAGAGCTAATTAGCCAATTAATTCAAACCTTAACCGAAACTCGCTTGGCAGTTCTAACTTTTGGTGTAGCGATCGCTATGTTAGTTTATCCTCAGTTTTTGCTTAGGGCGATCGCCGTTTTAATCAGTGTATTCACAGCATGGGTGATCTCACGGCAATGGATGCGGATTATTCCTTACTTCCAACCCACCAGTTTTGAGCGCACTGAACCAGTTTTTAATCAAGACTTGAGTTTTTATATATTCAATTTACCCACCTTAGAAATTTTAGAGTTTGGGCTGGTTGGTATTTGTCTATATGGTTTTATCGCTGTATTTTTAACCTATTTACTATCGGGAAATAGTCTGAGTGAAGGTAAATTTATCGGCATTTCCCACAATCAGCAGCGTCATCTTTACGGACTTGGTGGCGTATTAATGTTGGTGGTTAGCTTCAGCTATTGGTTGAATCGCTATGAGCTTTTATATTCCCCACGGGGCGTTTCCTATGGTGCCAGCTATACCGATATTGTAGTGCAATTACCTGTTTATACAGGCTTGAGTATTTTGGCATTGGCGATCGCTGGGTACTTAATTTTGCGCTGGCTTAAATTTCATCGTCAGCCAGTCAGCCGTAAACCAATATTTGCATCTATAGCTATCTATTTATTAATGGCGATCGGTTTAGGTGTGGGTTTACCAAGTACTGTGCAATCTTTGATCGTGCAGCCCAATGAGCTTGCCCGTGAACAGCCCTATATTAAGCGCACCATTGCTTTCACCCGTGAGGCGTTTGGACTAGAAAGTATTGATACTCAAGTTTTTAATCCCCAGGGCAAATTAACGGAACAATTAATTCAAAAAAATGACCTCACAGTTCGCAATATTCGGCTTTGGGATAAACAACCACTCCTTGCTACTAATCGTCAACTGCAACAAATTCGGCTTTATTATAGTTTCCCCGATGCCGACATAGATCGCTATACCATTACTGAAGAGAATCTAGCCACAACTCCCAATAGTCAGCAACAGGTACTAATCGCCGCTAGAGAACTAGACTATGCTGTCGTACCACTAGAAGCACAAACTTGGGTAAACCAGCATTTAATTTATACCCACGGCTATGGCTTTACCCTTAGTCCCGTTAATCGCGTGGGAGCAGGAGGATTGCCTGAATATTTTATTAAAGATATTGGTGCGACCGCAGGCAGTCCCCTTACCACCTCTAGTAAAGGCATACGGAATAGTATCCCCATTGGGCAGCCTCGCATCTATTACGGGGAGAATACAAATACATACGTGATGACGGGTACAAAGGTCAAGGAACTAGACTATCCCAGTGACAATGATAATGTCTATAACATTTACGACGGCAGAGGCGGAATTTCCCTTAATTCGTTTTGGCGCAGGATACTTTTTTCCAAATATTTGAATGATTGGCGGATGGCGGTAACTCCAGAATTCCTACCCGATACCAAGTTAATGTTTCGGAGGAATATTAGGCAAAGAATTAAGGCGATCGCTCCGTTTTTACGCTATGACAGTGATCCATACCTAGTGGCAGCCGATGCTAAATCTCAGCCCGATGATCCTAATTCGCTCTATTGGATTGTTGATGCCTATACCACTAGCGATCGCTATCCCTATTCTGATATTGCGAACGAAGGCATTAACTACATTCGGGACTCTGTCAAAGTTGTAATTGATGCCTATCACGGCACAGTAAATTTCTATATTGCCGAACCTAGGGATCCAATGATCCGCACATGGGCAAAGATTTTTCCTGAGTTATTTAAGCCCCTAAGTGCGATGCCTGAGGCTTTACGTCAGCATTTGCGCTATCCTGTGGATTTATTCTCGATTCAATCGGAACGCTTGATGACCTATCACATGACCGATCCTCAAGTATTCTATAACCGTGAAGATCAGTGGCAAATTCCCAACGAAGTCTATGGCGACAAACCCCGTCCTGTCGAACCCTATTACCTAATTACTAGCTTGCCCAGCGTTCCCTTTGAAGAATTTATTCTATTATTGCCATTTACACCTAAACAACGCACAAATTTAGTAGCTTGGCTGGCGGCGCGATCAGATGGGGAAAATTACGGGAAACTTCTCCTTTATACATTCCCTAAACAAATCCTTGTCTATGGCACCGAACAAATCGAGGCAAGAATTAATCAAGATCCTATTATTTCCCAACAAATTTCCCTGTGGAATCGTCAAGGCTCTAGGGTAATTCAAGGTAATTTATTAATCATTCCCATTGAGCAGTCTTTGCTGTATGTGGAGCCAATTTATCTGGAATCTACTCAAAATAAATTACCTACCCTCGTGCGTGTAGTTGTTGCCTATGAAAATCAGATTGTGATGGCGCAGACTTTACCACAGGCGATCGCAGCAATCTTTAAACCAGAGGCAGAGGTAACATCACCCATAGTTAGACCAGTTAACTCTCCCTGA
- the cobA gene encoding uroporphyrinogen-III C-methyltransferase, which produces MGKVYLVGAGPGDPGLMTIRGKSLLEHCDVAIYDALVSPEILAMINPLAEKINAGKRRGNHSLLQSQTTELLITKAQEQAVVVRLKGGDPFIFGRGGEEMADLLAAGIEVEVVPGITSGIAVPAYAQIPLTHRDYSSSVTFVTGHEAAGRYSPKINWQAIATGSETIVIYMGLHNLPEIIPQLINAGLAIDTPMILIRQGTCADQAELVGTLGDMIEKVHDSEFQPPAIAVIGNVVKFRDTLAPLFS; this is translated from the coding sequence ATGGGTAAAGTTTATTTAGTTGGAGCGGGACCGGGCGATCCGGGGTTAATGACCATTAGGGGTAAAAGTCTCCTCGAACATTGTGATGTGGCAATTTATGATGCCTTGGTCAGTCCCGAAATTTTGGCAATGATCAACCCTCTAGCAGAAAAAATTAATGCAGGTAAACGGCGGGGTAATCACTCGCTTTTGCAATCCCAAACTACAGAGTTACTAATTACTAAAGCTCAGGAGCAGGCTGTTGTCGTTCGACTCAAGGGTGGTGATCCATTTATCTTTGGGCGTGGTGGTGAAGAAATGGCGGATTTACTGGCAGCAGGGATTGAAGTCGAAGTGGTACCGGGGATTACCTCTGGGATTGCCGTTCCTGCCTATGCTCAAATTCCGTTAACCCATCGAGATTATAGTTCCTCTGTGACCTTTGTGACTGGACATGAAGCCGCAGGTAGATATTCTCCTAAGATTAACTGGCAAGCGATCGCCACAGGCTCAGAAACAATTGTGATCTATATGGGGTTGCACAATCTGCCTGAAATTATTCCCCAGTTAATTAATGCAGGGTTAGCGATTGATACGCCTATGATTTTGATTCGTCAAGGTACCTGTGCTGACCAAGCCGAACTGGTGGGAACCCTTGGGGATATGATCGAAAAAGTGCATGACTCTGAATTTCAACCGCCAGCGATCGCTGTAATTGGTAATGTGGTTAAATTTCGAGATACCCTAGCTCCTTTATTTTCCTAA
- the ppk2 gene encoding polyphosphate kinase 2 yields the protein MKTKLKSKNNSISGIPKSNLSLASLKKKDKKKDKNKLKKQQKAKLRIPERKVFYHISEAEGSSKLSGKAYERELARLQVELVKMQYWVKQTNTRIVIIFEGRDAAGKGGTIKRITEPLNPRGCRVVALGTPSDREKTEWYFQRYVTHLPAAGEIVCFDRSWYNRAGVEHVMGFCTDAEYQEFLQTCPEFERMLVRSGIILIKYWFSVSDDEQERRFQSRTTDPARRWKLSPMDLESRDRWVEYSQAKDTMFAYTNIPEAHWFTVEADDKKCARLNCISHFLSKIPYVDMTPAPLQLAPRKKAPHDYVRPPHNEQFFVPKRY from the coding sequence ATGAAAACTAAGCTGAAGAGCAAAAATAATTCCATATCGGGAATCCCCAAGAGTAACCTGTCCTTAGCAAGTTTAAAGAAGAAAGACAAAAAGAAAGATAAGAATAAACTTAAGAAACAACAAAAGGCTAAACTCCGTATCCCTGAACGCAAGGTTTTCTATCACATTTCCGAAGCAGAGGGTAGTTCCAAACTCTCTGGTAAAGCCTATGAGAGAGAACTCGCGCGCTTACAAGTGGAATTAGTGAAAATGCAATACTGGGTTAAACAGACAAATACCCGCATTGTGATTATTTTTGAGGGGCGTGATGCTGCCGGCAAAGGTGGAACGATTAAACGGATTACTGAACCACTAAATCCTCGTGGTTGTAGAGTTGTGGCATTGGGTACCCCCAGCGATCGCGAAAAAACGGAATGGTATTTTCAACGTTATGTGACGCATTTACCCGCCGCAGGAGAAATTGTCTGCTTTGACCGCAGTTGGTATAACCGTGCTGGGGTAGAGCATGTCATGGGGTTTTGTACTGATGCCGAGTATCAAGAATTTTTACAAACCTGTCCCGAATTTGAGCGGATGTTAGTGCGATCGGGAATTATTTTGATCAAGTATTGGTTTTCCGTCAGTGATGATGAACAGGAACGCCGTTTTCAATCTCGTACTACGGATCCCGCCCGTCGATGGAAACTCAGTCCAATGGATTTAGAATCCCGCGATCGCTGGGTAGAATATTCCCAAGCCAAGGACACCATGTTTGCCTACACGAATATTCCCGAAGCTCACTGGTTCACCGTAGAGGCAGATGATAAAAAATGCGCCCGTCTTAACTGCATTAGTCATTTCCTCAGTAAAATTCCCTATGTGGATATGACCCCCGCACCTTTGCAGCTAGCTCCGCGCAAAAAAGCTCCCCATGACTATGTTCGTCCACCCCACAATGAGCAATTCTTTGTGCCGAAGCGATATTAA
- a CDS encoding IS5 family transposase: protein MLNPYSSSLTDKEWEIIEPLLPKKKQTRPPTWTKRQILDGILYQLKNGCNWRDMPRDLPPFSTVYRYYKEWKDTGTFTAIMETLHSTAREQSKKSKWTTLIIIDSQAVKNTCNASIESKGFCSYKATNGIKRHLAVDTLGFPFFTYLTRANVSDDQGLIEMLTINIDYFKSKPDDITLTTILLDSGYHIEKLIQELEKIYPEIMTKIRFEISPKVSKQQKAEKGLSGFVVVPTRWVIERSNAWVERCKILVKNFERTLVNATAKLNLCFIRLMLKRIATHEI, encoded by the coding sequence ATGCTAAATCCATACTCAAGTAGCCTAACAGATAAAGAATGGGAAATTATAGAACCATTGCTCCCAAAGAAAAAGCAAACTAGACCGCCAACTTGGACAAAAAGACAAATTTTAGACGGCATACTCTACCAACTCAAAAACGGTTGTAATTGGCGAGATATGCCCCGAGACTTACCACCATTCTCTACAGTCTATCGATACTACAAGGAGTGGAAAGATACAGGTACATTTACTGCGATTATGGAAACCTTGCATTCAACAGCCCGTGAACAGTCAAAAAAATCAAAATGGACAACTTTAATCATCATTGACTCACAAGCAGTGAAAAATACTTGTAATGCAAGTATAGAATCCAAGGGCTTCTGCTCCTACAAAGCAACTAACGGGATCAAAAGACATTTAGCCGTTGACACTCTGGGATTTCCTTTCTTTACCTATTTAACAAGAGCAAATGTATCAGATGACCAAGGACTGATTGAGATGTTAACGATTAACATTGATTACTTCAAATCGAAACCAGATGACATTACGCTAACTACGATATTGCTGGATAGTGGTTATCATATCGAGAAACTGATCCAAGAACTAGAGAAGATATATCCTGAGATTATGACTAAGATTAGGTTTGAAATTTCTCCTAAGGTATCAAAGCAACAGAAGGCAGAAAAAGGTCTGTCTGGGTTTGTAGTTGTGCCGACAAGGTGGGTAATTGAAAGGTCAAATGCTTGGGTTGAAAGATGCAAAATCTTAGTTAAGAACTTTGAGAGAACTCTCGTTAATGCTACAGCTAAACTCAATCTTTGCTTTATTCGTTTGATGCTAAAAAGAATTGCTACTCATGAGATATGA